The genomic window TCACAGACATGTCAGGTCACATATTCATTTACCAACAGTTTTACCAACAATCACAGGTgaaattcatgttttcacatgtaaaatgtcTTGAAATCATGTTACTACCCAGCTGGCACCTGACATCGATTTGATGTCAGAAAGACGTTGGCCTCTAATGTTGGACAGACATTAAATTTTAGTTGAAAATGACAATTTGGTTGACGTCAAAACCTAACATTGGCTTGACATCAACTTCCAATGACAGATGTTGAATTTCGGTTGAGAATCAAAATTGGATATCCGTTAAAACCCAACGCTTGGTTGACATCAAGCTCCAATGTCAGACAGACgttaaattttgattttgtctttcaaaatacacatacactcagCATAGTACACTTAATTAGTTATGTGGCATATCACTGGTGATCAGTGCAGGGAGGTTAATCATCTATTATTTATACTGATGACTAACATCCATGGAACACAACAAATTCcacttctttttctgtgtgcatATATGTTAAAATATACAGCTACACTATATTTACATACTTGATTTTGTCACCATTTTGACACACAGCTCACATTAAACATCCACACATCCCATAGAGTTTTTCAATTGAGGCCAGAAAACCTGGAACttagttttctttctttagtgGTTGGGAAATGTAGACCAAGTTTGTGCAAGAGGAACTGAATTATTGCATGTTTAAAGCTGCTGCGAGAAATGTACaaagaatgacaaaaagcaTATAAATTGTAGATGGATTGCACAGTGTAAGGGTGCAAGTTGAAGCTTAACAGTAACCTCACATAGTACCCTTAAATTAGTAAGTATACAGTTCTCATATCCTTGACCAAAGGTTGATACCAGAACATGTTGTAATGcataatataataaaagatttacacattgagcttgtttttcctctcattgcATTTGCACTTTCTTTTAGAGTGCATTAATATCAGAATTTACTGTATGAACTCCTCTGGCTTCCAGGGGTGTAGCAGCATCTAAGGCTGAAAAAACCTATCCTGATATGTCAGGATAGAAGCAACCTCATCATTTATTTGTGGAAAATAAACCACATGTCTGTGTAAACATAAATCCAATAGCTTAAAGTGTCATAAACAGAAAGGCGGAAAACACGAAGATGTCTGAAAACAAGAAATTAGGCCTCTTCAAGCACACTGAGTCTAATCGTGGGCTGAAATTGAAATATAATGATGGGTGCAGCAATTTGATGGCTTCAGTAGCTGGGTTGTATACTTAAAGTGGAAGTGTGATGGTGTACAATGACTGCTTTATTCCTAAAACACATTAAGGTTGTTATTCTAAAATCAATTTTAACCAATTTTTTAAGCCATTTACTCACAGTGTCAAAATGTGGTTGTGAAAAATAGTTAAGGGTGCTGCGAGTCAAGTTTCAGTTCAAGAGGTCAAGATTCAGGCTGATATTTGATTTAATGTTAACGCTGTAAATTAAAGCATTTAATATTCCTCTTTGCTCCGTCTGTCATTTTGTAAAGAGGTTACTGTTTATTTTCCTGAGGAAACACTTTAATGAACTGATTTTGAAGTTCTACCATTTTCCTGATGCATCACAGAAATGTAAATTTCCATGTGAGTTTAATATGTGTTTTCAAAAACACATGTCTTTAACGGGAACCTCCAACAATTTTATACATGAATGTTGAGTTACTCCTGAGGGTTAGCTCTaccctgtgaaaacagttgtataatgtcttttgTGGTTCTTTAGGGAGCTTTCTGAAGTCTAAAAAAGCATGAGCATGACGGAATTTATAACAGAAAACTTGCTTTACAGACTGGAGGTGTGTAGCTTTAAAGATGTGGGCATTTACCAGCCAGTAGGCTATCTGTCTTAACAACAAGTTGcgttatgggaaatgtaggagcCAGTGTTTGGGGCTTTTTACCCATACAAGAGACTTGAAGTCAGGATATCTTCACCTCTGTCACATCGATATTTAAGGGTATTTTAGAAAAGCAGTCTCATGTGAGTCCCTCAGTCCTATGATAGTGCAATACTAAATTCGTGGAGTAGCCCTTTAAAAAGGCAAACTGTTCTGGAGAGTGATGATTCTTGATAATAGAAACCCTTCACACTGTATTAATGATTAGgcaatatcatgatattaagTGTTTCAGCTATCATATGGTATGAATGTTTCATGGACtgtaactcagtacatttactcaagttctgtacttaagtacaattttgaggtacttgtactctactttagtatttccattttatgctactttatacttccactccattacatttcagagggaaatattgtattttctacagCTTTAGtaacttttcagatgaagatttgacacaatggataatataacaagcttttaaaatacaacacattgttaaagatgaaaccagtcgtttccaacctttttggcttttgatgtcaaaaaaaaaagcagtgtttagtcagggtcacatttcaaatgtccatgagttgttaacagctccaccaaatagtgatttttccttttaaacttctcacatggtttcatttcaataaatgttcaaatatttcattaaaaatcagaaattagagaaaaagtgcaaaaactgaaaacaaattttgTATCCAaacttctttcctctcccatcaaTCATCACAtgacccttcagatttatcttgtgacctgTTGtaggggcccaacccctaggttgggaacgACTGGACTAAattagctaactgtatataaagtagttgaaactagctccacctccagcagctacaacagtaacatgctgctcacacactgatgcttcagtattaataatataatgatgtcatataataatatatcagtcagagggaccaagCCACTACCTATAccttaatactttaagtacattttgctgctgacacttagtactttatttaaatttgatttttcatgcatgcaggagttttacttgtaatggagtatttttacattgctgtactgATCTGAATAATTGTTCCACCACTGGAATTAGGTGTGTTTTTGACCCAGGATCCACACTGGTTGTATTAAATTAGTGTGTTAAGTACTGTGTTTTTAACTACACAAATATATAGATGGGCGTATGAGCTATTTcatcaaaaataattaatttatctGTCCAGCATCAGCAGCTCTAGAGGCCCCGGAACTAAATAAAAAATGGGGGAGGTTAAAAGAAGATGCACTCTGTTGTTTGTGCGACAAATTGCGCATGCGTGTAGATATATCAAAACACCGAAAAAAGACGGATGACCGCATGAGGATATCCAAGAAAAACAATGTCCTATCGAGtaagaaattactttttttgtaggaaaatgctttttattgacatttacgCTTTAATGTCTTTACGTGTTCAAATGTAGTAGCATCAGCTTATTAGTTTGACGGGTGTAAGGTTACTATAACAATAGCCCGCATGCTAACAGCTGCTAACAGACGTTGTTTGATATTTAACAGCCAGTGTTCGGTATGTTCACACTAATTGTAATGCGAGCTGTTTGATATCGTTTTGTGATTTCAATATAACGTGTTTCCGCATTTCAGGCGTGCAGTAGCTTCAGTGTAATCTCAGTGTGACAGCTCAGTGAGAGATCCAAAGATGGACAGCGTTACCGTGTCGGCCTCAGATGGGACAGCTGACTGTCCTCTGGTCTCTGAGGAAATGGAGGGGATCTGTGTAATGCCAGATATAAGTGCCATCAAGACTGAGCAGTCAGTGGGTGCGAGCCCAGATGACCCAGGCACCCAAAATGTGGCCATGGGGATCAAGTTCATCCTGCCAAACCGTTTTGATATGAATGTTTGCTCAAGATTCGTCAAGTCCCTCAACGAGGAGGACAGCAAGAACATCCAGGACCAGGTCAACTCTGATCTGGAGGTGGCTTCTGTTTTATTCAAAGGTAACCCCAACTTTCAAGATAACTCAATGTGCCAAGGTTATCTTGTTTTAATGTCTGACTGTAACTAATATAAGCCTACTTGTAGGGCTTAGTTCGTGATTCATTTGTCAAtagactaattgttgcagctcttgccacaaaatgttttctttctctttcagctgAGTGCAACATCCAGACCTCACCTTCTCCGGGCATACAAGTGCGTCATGTATACACACCATCCACCACCAAACATTTCTCTCCCATCAAGCAGTCCACCACACTCACCAATAAACACCGGGGCAACGAGGTTTCTTCCACACCTCTTCTGGTGCATTGTAAGTAGTTTTAACTTAAACTTCTAAAAGTGTTATCATGAGTTGAGATGCTAATTAATaacatgtgcatgtttttttttttcctttcagcttTGTCCATTCATCAGTTGGCAGCCCAAGGAGAAATGGTTTTTCTGGCTAGCAGGATTGAACAAGGTAAACGGCCCATCCAGCTTGTCAAATACATATAATTCTGCATAGTTATGCAGTGGTGAAATGATCTCAGTCAGTAGTTATAACCACTGGTGTTATTGTATCAATCTAACTTGCATAACATAGTAGTTatacagacttttttttgtctaacaTAAATATTTTGCATACATAGTGAAATAAACTTGAAGAAAAGTAGTATCTCccttgtatttaaaatgttttaattgttgTCCTGATGAATATGTtgtttgcatctttttttttatgtatcatATTAACAGAGACTGTGATCAATCTACAAGATGAGGAAGGATTTACACCTCTGATGTGGGCAGCTGCACATGGACAAATTGCTGTTGTCGAGTTTCTGCTTCAAAATGTATGATAAAACATCTGTTAAAAAGATTTCATAGCATACTTTATAGTGCATGCTTCATATGCTATTCAGAATAACCTTTGTTGTACATTTTTAGACCGTGCtctcctttatttatttactggttttgtgtcattttgccTCATTCTTCACCTCAGGGTGCTGACCCCAACCTCCTGGCCAAAGGAAGGGAAAGCGCGTTGTCCTTGGCCTGCAGTAAGGGATACACCGATATTGTGAAGATGCTCATTGACTGTGGTGTCGATGTCAATGAATATGACTGGGTAAGAACACTAAGCCTTTATTTGCTCATTCAGCAAACACCGATATGACAGCAGGGGAGATGTTTCGCTcacttgttttttattcatctcTGTATGAAATGTGACCTCATGTGATGTTGCCTCTGTGGGTTTCAGAATGGTGGAGCCCCTCTGCTCTACGCTGTCCATGGGAACCATGTACGCTGTGTTGAAATCTTGTTAGGTGAGGACTAATCTTTTTCTCAAAAGTATCACCTggctgtattttaaaaaaaaattcatttgGATATATGGATTTATATCTTtaggaataataataactaaaatTTGTTTGTATGTCTTCCAGAGAGTGGTGCTGATCCTACCATCGAGTCAGATTCTGGATTCAATGCAATGGACATGGCGGTGGCTATGGGTCATCGGAATGGTATGTAAAACAAACCCGTAGTCTAAACCTACATTTAAAGCTATTAtactgcagctcccctcagcttaACAGAGCCTCATAGTGAGTTTCTGCTCATAGTTTAGCTGTTTTGTTGTGTAACTTCAGtgtttggttcactctcaccactctcgtagtgttgttttcagccgcagcaggcagctgtttacgGAGAACAAGCTCTAAAAAcctgctgtacactacctgctcagcaccaaacagcaaacagacacagttagcgacaAGCTTAGTGGAACATTTAACAACTTAACTGCCAGATTTTtcccctcaggagttgatagagagcagaaagagagtgaatatttgacttacattcatcaggtggacagataCGACTCACGACTAAACgactaaatgaatgataatgtttctcCGTGTGTGCTGGATGTGTTAAGTTCGCCATATCAACATAAACGGTGCTGCTCCTGTCCATAAAATCAGCTATTGCAGTTTAGAGGTTAAAAAACGTGTAGGTGTTTTTCtagcaaaatgccaaacatttatatgttccagcttctcaattgtGGGGATTTTTTGTGtggtttctctgtgttttcatatCATTGTAATATGAATACGGAAATAATtgtggattttggactgttggtcagacaaaaacctgtaatttgaagacatcatcttgggctttaggaaattgtgacGGACGTT from Thunnus maccoyii chromosome 19, fThuMac1.1, whole genome shotgun sequence includes these protein-coding regions:
- the ankra2 gene encoding ankyrin repeat family A protein 2, with protein sequence MDSVTVSASDGTADCPLVSEEMEGICVMPDISAIKTEQSVGASPDDPGTQNVAMGIKFILPNRFDMNVCSRFVKSLNEEDSKNIQDQVNSDLEVASVLFKAECNIQTSPSPGIQVRHVYTPSTTKHFSPIKQSTTLTNKHRGNEVSSTPLLVHSLSIHQLAAQGEMVFLASRIEQETVINLQDEEGFTPLMWAAAHGQIAVVEFLLQNGADPNLLAKGRESALSLACSKGYTDIVKMLIDCGVDVNEYDWNGGAPLLYAVHGNHVRCVEILLESGADPTIESDSGFNAMDMAVAMGHRNVQQVMEAHLLKLLMGIRE